One segment of Bacteroidia bacterium DNA contains the following:
- a CDS encoding DUF1428 domain-containing protein: MTNYIDGFVLPIPRIHLKKYKSVAEKVAEIWKEYGALSYFEYVGDDLKLEGTRSFIDVVDLKEDEVIIFGWVIFPSKEIRDTANMQVPTDSRMAELVAPLTDPKRLIFDAERMVYGGFQPLVQSNTSEVG, from the coding sequence ATGACAAATTACATAGACGGATTTGTACTTCCAATTCCACGAATTCACCTGAAAAAATACAAGAGTGTGGCTGAAAAAGTAGCTGAAATTTGGAAAGAATATGGAGCACTTTCATATTTTGAGTATGTCGGAGATGATTTGAAATTGGAAGGTACTCGTTCTTTCATTGATGTAGTGGATTTGAAAGAAGATGAAGTAATAATATTTGGTTGGGTTATTTTCCCTTCCAAAGAGATTCGTGATACAGCAAACATGCAAGTTCCCACTGATTCAAGAATGGCGGAATTAGTTGCCCCGTTAACTGATCCCAAAAGATTAATTTTTGATGCCGAAAGAATGGTTTATGGAGGATTCCAACCGCTTGTTCAGTCCAATACAAGTGAAGTTGGATAG